The DNA window TCCTCTGAGGCAATTAAAGGCTAAGTCAAAACATTCACTTTTAGATTGAGCCTGTGCTCCCCAGTGCCTCCCAGACCCCACAGTTCCTAATTTATTTCTTgttccatttgtttatatttcctgCCTGGCCCCTGAGGCATTTTAGTTTACATTCTCTGCATtacatttctttcccttctggctATCTGACAAAGTGGTTGGGCAGAAGTAAAGATGGGCTCTCCGTTTTAACCTTTTAATGTCGTAGAGCCAATTTTTTTGTACTCAAGCACGTATGACAAATAATGACAATAGTTTAAAAGAATGATGAAGGTATTACCTACTTCTTATTATGTGATTAATAAAAGTTAAGCCCCTTAAAACTGGGTTACAAATAAGTGTAACTTTATATTACTATTGCAataatttcatgtatttgttaaaatatcaaGAACAGAATACAAAATATCTCTGATGCAAAATTcatcaaaaatgcaaatatgtcTTCATATTTTCAGCACATTTCAATATAGtgtgacacatttttttttaaattaacaacgCTTAGCTTCTCAACAGAGAGATAAGTATGATTTTGaattatgaatgtatttattgTTCTACCCCTGACTTGATTCTTACCtagcatctttctttctctgtcttatccACAGACTAAAACCTTTCTAGGGAGAGACTACTGTCATAAATATCATTGTATAATGCAGTTAATGGTTAAGCTTATTTAGAAAAGTCCTTAGTCATTAGAATGTTGTTGGAGAAAGTAACATAAAACTCACTTAATAAGACAGAAATGTTAGATTTCCTTAAATAATACATGGAataagttagattttttttatttttagattttaaagacATTCACTTTGAATGGCAATGTTTCATTCCTTGAAAATAAACTGATAAAGataatctttaatttcttcaaagagATTATGGTAGTTACCTACCAACTCTTTAAACTTTGTTTAGTGATCTGACTATAGAAAAACTGACAGATTATTTATTGAAGATGGCATAAATCTAGGGGCATGGCAATTTATATGAAAGCCAAAAGATTAAATTCTGGGAATCTCCAGAAACCTATGTACTTtgagaaaaaagttttaatcTTATAAAAGGTaagagaaacatataaaatataagagagaTTTTCTCCTCCGAATGCAATAAGTACCTTACAGATCAAAAGGATTTAATTTGTATTCTAAAATGGACAATCTGCATTTTGATAGATCCTATTTCATGAGTACTAATATTTTATCCATGGTGCCTAAGGCACATGTTAGTCTAATTCATAGAACACTCCTGATACTCCAATTCATTGAATGCTGCTACAGATTCTACGTATGGATGGCCAGCTTTCAGAGCTGCACTATATAAAAAGTTGTGGTTTGTAGTAAAAACTAATGtgaatataatttattcttttgttcatgattaaaaaaataaatgatcacatGCCCTCATGGCATTATGAACCTAATGCATTTAAATACTGTCAATATAGAGTAATATATTAATGATGCTGGACCTCTGACCTACACACCtcatcattaatttattaattagtaAGATAAAATCATCTTATTAAATAAGTCTCTGAAGCCATGGTAATTATTTTAGAAAGGttaagagggaaagaggaaaatgggaTTAGAGTCTCTGGCTAGTTGAATTCCAGATGATAAGTTTAATGTGTATTTTCTGAGATAATATGTTTTTTTCCAGATTCTAGTAAgtttaatatgtatttcttcctctgcatgaagagcaaaaataataaatttttgagTAATTAAATGACGATTaatgtttctaaattttataCCCTTGTGGAGAGCTCTAGAGTATGTTTATGTGACTAAGTTGAAATCAACTGAAATCACAAATGGGTAACTCAATAGTAGATGTAAACTTCCCTGGGCACTTAGGACTACTATTTCAATATTAGCTCAGGAGCAAATGATTTTAGGCAATCTACTGATTGGTACCAATAAGAGTACTCTTTATGAGCTCTGGAACACAGAGCCAGTTTTGTTTATTCTCcacctcaaaaacaaaaaggctgaacaataaaaatcaaaactggaAGGGTCATTTCATCAAATTCAAATTTACTCTATGGAATCATGAAGGCAAAGGGGTCTTACAGCAGGAAAGTATCATAAAATAGCTTGACAGACATACAACGGTgttgaggaaagaggaaaaaaaaaaagagagagaactgtaTTTCAATTCCAaattacataaacaaaaataaatctagagAACATCACACTGATCTTTCATTCACTTCTCATTAAGctaaaattctcagtttttaagGAAAATCACATGAGATAACCTCAGGTCAGTTTCCACCTGTGGACCACCTTACCTTTCACCTTATCTATGGCTAACAGCAAATTATTGGGGGCGTGGCTTATCTGCTCTACCAGCACAAATCCCTGCAGCTCATCAGATTTGTTCATGAACAAGCTCAGACCCCTTACCTGGTGGGAGAAATGCTGTATGTTGTTGCAACTGCATGTTGGCTAGAGCCTGTTGGTACTGGAAAATACCAGTGTTAAAGACTGCGGTGGCACCGTTGGTTTTTTCAAGAGCAGGCCTCTTTGGTAATGGGGGAAGTACAGCTTGAGGAATTCCCTGTTTAGTGAATGagtataaaaaacaaataccagtaaaaagagaaaaagaaaaaagaaatatcagttGAAGGCTAAAATTGTTAGGAAGCATGAgcaagcaagcagcagagcaCTGAACTATCCAGGGTGGGGGAAAAATCCAatcaacaaaaatgaaaggaaaaaaaaaaaggcaagataaaagctttaaaagaagcATTatttttgtccaaaaaaaaacccacaaaaaacaaaaaacaaacaaaaaaaccccgaaccaatccaaacaaaaaaagaaaaacccctcTAGGACAAGATCACATGTTATAATGTGTTAAAGTGTTTTAAGTCCCATAATGCTTCAGGCTTTCTGTGAGAAGCCACTgatttggggaaagaagaaaagctgcACTGCGAGCTCCATGAGGACTGACGAGTATAAGCAATGTTAATAGTTAATTGTACAGAGTGACTGAaacaggtaaaataaaaactaatcccactctgctcctcccccaccagacCTATCTAGACATGCAAATGTCCCAGAgcatgcaagtttttttttttttcttaaacactgaactataaatattaaaaaataaataattctatcaCTAAAGCCATGCTAACCAAACAGGTACATGAATATACagtcataaatacatttttaatgtccTTAAAGTATTTCACTAGAACATTCTACAATGTAGTTAAACTGAATGTGGGCTGCTGGGCTTTTGGAATCTTTCATGGTATGATATCCGTCCAGGTACTTATAGTATAGTCTTTCCACTAATTTTGTCAGGAAACCACACTCAGTTTTTCATTGTACTTTACAATTTTAtaacagaaaaaggaatatatatttttaaattgattaaaaaaaaaaaaacttgtatctACAATAAAGCTACATGCCAAGCTAAAAGGTGAAAGGTCATAGTACCAGGTCAAAGGTTGCCTCGAGGGGTCGCTTCAGTGATTTGACAGCCGACTGAGTCTTAATTAGCAGGCAGCGAGCACATGATGGCAATGGGCCAGTGGGGTTCAAGCGCATTAACATAAACAGCAAGCAGAGGTGCATCATGGGGGCAGCAGTGCATTTTTGGGTAggtgagaaaaaacaaataaaaaaacaaatcatcGGAATGCCATATACAACGAATAACAAGACTAAGCATGCACAATAAAGGCACTACTGAGTTGTTATTGGGAGGATAACTCCTCTTTGTAGTTAATTACAAACAAGATactctaacagaaaaaaaaaaaagagtgaaaggaagagaggaggagagagtctGCCTTCTGTATTTTTGCTCAAGTATCCGTAAACACAGAAAAGACCTCTCTCGTGATTATTTTACTGTGCTGTCAAATACCACACAGTatgttttatgaatattttcatgattaagtcatatatttatgtaaaaaaaaaaggacaacattAAAACAGCTaagcaaagaacaaagaatgGACTCATTAAAATCAGCTATTAGATCACATTAAAATTTACCTTAAGAATATAGGTATCTGCTCTAAAAGATCCAATCTCTAACTCCCTGAGCGCtgctgtctgtctttctttctgtatgaTGGCATAGTCAAGCTTCTCTAGTTTGACAATTAAGTCTATGCCACAATATTATGTAAGACAATCTAGAGAGCACACTGTTGAAAATCTGGTGGCTAATCCTCAGAACAACTTTGCTTAAGCAATCCTCCTAAATAGTTCCAGATTATGTTATTGTTAAAAGCAAGATATATGTAGAGAAGAGTCTTGATGTGCAAAAGAACACACCGAAGGGGAACAATGGCTGATTAGATGgcacacagaaaaataagaggACCGAAAATGGCAATATCGTTAAGTTGAAAGGAGACAGGTGTTCTTTACAAAGCGGGAATTTCAGAACCCTATATCCAGAATAAGACAGAGTATTAAGAGTTAGGCCAAGGGCAGGAGCAATTGGAACCATTTGAGGAGTTACCCTCACATCTGTGAATGGTAACCTCATTACGTATTGTCTGGGATACCTGAACAAACATATCTTcagcaaaaaaagtaaaaaaataaaaagtaaaaaataaaaaaaaaatttttaaggttaaTAAATGAATAGCTTGTAGTCAGAGATAGTGATTCACTTTGCTTGACTGACTGCtaacagagacagagctgaggtcGCTACTCACCATGGCAGCTGCGGTGGCTGCAGCCTGAGCCGCTGCAGCCTGGTTGACCTGGTATTGGGCAGCCTTGATCTTGGCTTGCAGATGTGCGGGAGGATGAAAGTATTTGCACTTTTCCCGGGAGCATCTCCCTTTGATGTAATCCATACACACGGTGACTGTGTTGTCGTTGGTGTCAATCATTGTGCTGTCAGCAGGATGAGCAAACCGACAATCGTTTTCTCCTCTGTTGCAATTGCCTCGCTGGTACTCTCGACATACCTATGAGGTCATTAAGCGCAGGGAGCTCAGTCAACGTGGGCGAAGAGAATCCTTCTGAAGATTTTTAACTTAAAGTGTGTGCAAGACTGGTGGTAGAAGCCCACActtgagaagagggagaagatcatgtgcaaaaaaaaaaaacaccaaataacCTTGAGGAGCTCTTCATTGAGTACACAAGTTATAACCCCATTTTTAGTAGAACttccatgagaaagaaaatgcatttttcgTTCTAATTATGATATAACATCTAATTTCAATTAGgagaaaaaaactaattaaaattagtAACTTTACACTGAAGAGACCTGGCAGGCCCCActttaaccaagtgatcaaaattaATAACACCAGGAAGAAGACATAATGGCATCATGTACCCATTGATAGGACACACCAAGAAGAAGGCTACCACATCACTTCCGTTGTATGACTGCCGAGACTGCATAACCTGAATTTAATCataagaaaacatcagacaaactgAAATGGGGGAATGTTTTACAAAACAACTAATCAATACTCTCCCCCAAAGTGTCAAAGCCATGAAAGGCAAAGGATGATAAGGCACTGCCACAGAGTGAACGGTCCCGGGGTGGGAGAAAGGATCCTGGGAGAGCAGCTGGTAAAATCTGACTGAGGTCTGTATTTGGTTAATTGCAGAATATCACAGAACTTGCTTTGTAAGTGATGACACGGTGGTACGAGTGGTTAGTATTTAGGTAAACTGGTTGGGTGGACAGGCAGACTATTTTTATAACTTCTGTGCTAATCTGAAATTATTTACAGgtaaaagtataaaaagtaaaatctgacAGCTTTTTAGTAAAATGTTTCCACGAGTTGTGTTCCTGATCATTAGAGATTCACTTGGTAGTTACATGAAGCAGATggaaaaagattaatttttgttACTATCTGCTTTATATCTGTTAATTCTGGATGGCGTCCCTGGGGAAAGGGTGAAAATGGATCAGTTCTCATGTGTCTGCTCAATTTTGACTCTTAACTATTGAAGTTTGTCATGATGGCTGCTCAAAGCAAGAGGTTAACAGCACCTTCTTCACTTGGGGTAGTTTGACCTTTTTACCACAAGAGG is part of the Mustela nigripes isolate SB6536 chromosome 2, MUSNIG.SB6536, whole genome shotgun sequence genome and encodes:
- the MBNL1 gene encoding muscleblind-like protein 1 isoform X7, whose protein sequence is MAMLAQQMQLANAMMPGAPLQPVPMFSVAPSLATNASAAFNPYLGPVSPSLVPAEILPTAPMLVTGNPGVPVPAAAAAAAQKLMRTDRLEVCREYQRGNCNRGENDCRFAHPADSTMIDTNDNTVTVCMDYIKGRCSREKCKYFHPPAHLQAKIKAAQYQVNQAAAAQAAATAAAMTQSAVKSLKRPLEATFDLGIPQAVLPPLPKRPALEKTNGATAVFNTGIFQYQQALANMQLQQHTAFLPPGSILCMTPATSVVPMVHGATPATVSAATTSATSVPFAATATANQIPIISAEHLTSHKYVTQM